In Mycolicibacterium nivoides, the DNA window TCCGACTACGACCTGGTGGTGGACTCGGTCGGCGGTGAGAATCTGATGAAGTCGCTCACCGTGCTCAAACCCGGAGGCCGGGCGATCGGCGTCACCGGCCCACCCGACGCCGGATTCGCAAAACAACTCGGCGCACCCAAACCCTTCGAGTTCGTGCTGTCGTTCCTCAGCCGCAAGGTACGCAGAGCCGCCAGGAAACTCGGCGTGCGCTACTCGTTCTTCTTCATGCACGCCAGCGGAACACAGCTTCGAGAGCTTGCCGCCCTATACGAAGCGGGCCACTTGCGTCCGGTCATCGACTCCACCTTTCCCTTCGACCAGACACTTGAAGCACTCGCCTACGTCGAGAACGGCAAAGCCAAGGCAGGCAAAGTCGTCATCACGCTCGACCAACGAGCCTGATCGCGGCCGCCACCGCTACTCCCAGACCACGTCATCCGGCGTCTTGTCCGGCCGCAGACCGCGCCAGCTGGGCTGACGCAGCCGGTGGTCAGTGGTGCGCTCGCTGTAGCGGACCTCCCCCACGAGCTCGGGCCGCACGAACGTGACCCCCTTCGCGTCGAGCTTCGGCAACGGTTTGTCGAACGGTGACTCGTCGGTGTGCAGCGGGGCCAGCATGCCTTTGAGCTTGGTCAGTTCCTTGTCGGTGAACCCGGTGCCGACGCGCCCGGCGAACTGCAGGCCGTCGGGGCCGGGCACGCCGAGCAGCAGCGCGCCGATGCCACTGCTGCGCCCGCCCTCTCCCTGACGCCAGCCGCCGATCACCGCTTCCTGCGTGTTCCAGATCTTGTCCTTGATCCAGGAGGCCGACCGCCGGCCCGGCTGATACGTCGAGTCCCGCTTCTTGGCCACTACCCCTTCGAACCGGTGCTCACGGGCATGGTCCATGGCCTCCGGACCGTCGCCGGGCAGCGGCTCGGGAACGATCAGCCCGCCGCCGGCGGCCAACGCCTCCAACAGCTTTCGCCGGTCGGTGTACTTGGCGCGCAGCAAGGAGCGGCCGTCGAGCCACAGGATGTCGAAGGCCCAGAACTCGACCCGCGTGGAACGGGCTCGGTTCTGCATCTCGCCGAAGCTGGGCACCCCGGAGTCGTCGAGTGCCACCACCTCGCCGTCCAGCACCACGTGGTGGTCGGCGAGATCGGCGGCCACCGCCTGCAATTGCGGGTACTCGGCAGTGACATCACGTCCGCGGCGTGAACGCAGTTGCAGTCGACCATGATCGGCCTCGACCAGCAGCCGGTATCCGTCCCATTTGCCCTCGAACGCCCATTGCGTGGCCTTGAGTTTCGCGACGGACCCCTCGGTGGCGAGCATCGGCGCGAAGTCCTTGGGTTCTGGCGTGGCCGACTTCTGGTCCTTCATCCGGTGCGCCAGCCAGTTCTTGCCCTCGGTCTGGATCAGCGCATAGCGGCCGGATATTCGCTCACCGTGCAGGGTGACGATCACTTCCCCGCCCTTGTCCGGGCCGTCGGGCGGCTTGTCTCTGAACTTCTCGGTCTCGTACGTGCCGGTGTCCCAGACGATCACCTTGCCGCCGCCGTATTCGCCTTTCGGGATCTCACCTTCGAACGTCAAATACTCCATCGGGTGGTCCTCGGTATGCACCGCAAGGTGATTCACCGATGTGGTCTCGGGCAGATTCTTCGGCACGGCCCAACTGACCAGCACGCCGTCACGTTCCAACCGGAAGTCGTAATGTAGCCGGCGGGCATGGTGTTCCTGGATCACGAATGTGTCGTTGTTTCCGGTCTGTGGAGCCTTCTTCGGGACCGGCTCCGGTGTCTTGGCCGCGTCGCGCATGCTGCGGTAGGTGGTGAGCTTGTCGACCCGGGGTGCATCCTCGTCCAATCCGGCCAGCAGGTCGCCGTCATCGGAAACCCGTTGCAGCACTTCGTCGAATCGCAGGTGACGCAGATCCGGGTCGCCGATCTCGTCCCACGTGCGGGGTGCGGCGACGGTAGGGTACTCCCGCCCGCGCAGTGAGTACGGAGCGATCGTGGTCTTGGCCCCGCTGTTCTGGCTCCAGTCCAGGAAGATCTTCTGGGCACGGACGCTGCGGGTCATGGTGGCGGTGACCAGTGTGGGCATCGACTGTTCGAGTTGTTGGGCCACCCGCTTGGCCAGCACCGAGGCACCGCGGGAGCTGATCGGCTCGGCCAGAGGCACATACAGGTGCAGGCCCTTGCTACCGCTGGTCAGCGGATACGTCGTCAGCCCGATGTCACCCATCAAGTCGCGCACCGCCTGGGCCACCTCGCACAACTGCGGCATGGTGACCCCCTCGCCCGGATCGAGGTCGAACACGATGCGGGTGGCCGGGCCCTGACTCCCGTCGGAGCCGAACCGCCATTGCGGCACATGCACTTCGAGTGCTGCCTGCTGCGCGATCCAGGCCAGACCCTCACGGGTGTTGATGATCGGGTAGGTGGTGGTGCCCGACTTGTGCGCAATAGTCCCGCGCTCGAGCCAGCCCGGAGCCGAAGACGCCAGCTGCTTTTCGAAGAACGACGCCTCCGCGACCCCGTTGGGCCAACGCTTTCGGGTCACCGGGCGCCCGGCCATGTGCGGAAGCATCACCTCGGCGATGCTCAGGTAATAGTCGAACACCTCGGCTTTGGTCGTGCCGGTGGCGGGATAGAGCACCTTGTCCGGATTCGTCAGCCGAACCCGCTCATAGCGCTCCATGACGCCCCTCCATGACGCAAACGTATACCCACATCGCCGAGCTCTGAGATCAATGGGGCGTCGGGCCATACCCAAGTTGATCCCAACTGGATAGCGAACAAGCCACGACGAGGGAATTCAGTTCGTTTTGCTGCGGACGTCGAGCCCAACAACACCTTCCGCCGCTATGGGGCCCAGCCACCGCATAGCAGCGGTTTACGGTCGCGGTGTTGACCCTAGGGGCCGATGTAGTGGAGGTCGACTTCAGCGATATCCACCTGCCGACCAGGGCGTTGTCCTGACCTTAGTCGACCTTCGAAAAATCATAATTCGCAACCCGCCTACCAGCGCAAATGCCTCGGCATGCATACCAACCTTGTTGCGAAATCAATATCTTTCCGGCGATAATTTTTCATGGCTAAATTCCAATACCAAATAACGAATACCAATTAGTGAACATTGCCGCCGAAACGGGTTCAAAATGTGCGCGGAATTTCTGCGGAAGTAAGTTATGTTTTCTCCGCTCTACCGCGACGAGGCACCCCGGCCACGTCGTTACCCTCACCTATTGGAGAGAACTATGCGATCGAATACGACCACGCTCCTTCGCGCCGGTGCAGTCACTCCGGTGGCCCTCGCCGCCGCCCTTTGTTTCGCCGGGACAGCGAATGCAGCTGTCAACGTGAACTGGAGTTGCAAGGGCACGATTAACGGTGTCGGCCAAACGTCCAGTATGACCACCTCGGTCACCGGCGCCGCACCAAGTTCAGTGACCGCGGGTTCTCCCGTGGCCATTACTCTTACACCGGGGTCGTCTACGGTTCCGTCGACAGTATTGACCATTTTTACGGTCACGGATATCAAAGACCTGAAGATGATCATCCCGGTCCCGGCAAACTCGACATACGTCTCTGCCAGCGCATCCGGCGGAAGCTACCCCGGCCCGGCAGCCTCAACGGCCCTGGTGGGCAGCAATGTCGTACTTACCGTTCCCGGGCCAATCCCCGGTGGCTCCACCTTCACCCCGCCTGCGGTCACCGTCAACGTGACGGCCACCAATCCAGGCTCGGTTATCAGCAAGTATGCCGGCACCAGCTATACCGACCCCGGCATGACCATGACCACCGACGTGGCGGGGATCGGCGCCATCGCCACCGCGTGCTATCCGAATCCCTCTCCGACGCTCACCAGCACAACCGTCACCTAGCCCGCAGGCCAGACAGATCGCTGGACGGCACCGGACAAGCGGCGGTTCTGGTCGGACACCGATCGGTCTGGAGTGAGCTTCGCGAGCTGCTGAAGTCGCAGCCGTGGATGGCCCTCGATCGGGCTGAATATTCAGCCCGATCGAGGGCCATTCCTATTTCCAGTCACCATCTCAGATATCGGTGTGGCTATCCGAATCCGAAATTCTCCCCCGCTTACACATGGCTTCATCCCCTGGGGCATCCAGCCTGCTGGGGACGACGTTTCAACACCACTATTGGCGCAATACCTCTGCAGTGGTTTAGAAGAGTAACAAAGCGAAATGATGCCATGGATACTGCTCGATTCGATGTTCCCCAGACCCGCGACAACCCAAACTCATCACGCATCGAATGCCAACGCCGAGATCTTCGCGTAAAGAGCAGAGCTCCGCAGGCGTTAATTGTCCGAAATCACCGCGCCAGCGGGAGCCGACCACGCGAGAGCGCGGTTCGCGGCAAACAGCAACCTCGATACACGAATCGCACGTGAGCTTGGCACTCCGTCACCATCGAATCAGCCAGCCACATTGAAGCTCAGTCGCATTACCAGAGGGTGTTGCCGGCCACGGTGGAGGCAAAGTTCGCCGCCGACAGTTTTAAACGAATGTGTCAATAATAACGACAGAAGCCGCTCGCCCGTCGGTATGATCAGGCCCGCCACTGGGGAGGCCGAATCGAAGAGTCGGCAAAGGCAGCCTGACCCCGCATCACCAAACGGGGCCAAGCCGGGTTTGGGAGGTCTAGCGTTCGATGACAACCGAACTCCGCCGGATGGCTGTAGTCCTGCAGAGGACACTGGAGTCCTTTCACGGATCCGCCAACGATCTGGCGCGTGAATTAGTGCGAGTGCTCGGCGTCAATCAGACGGATCGACGAGCCCTAGAACTCATTCTTCTCGCGGAGGAGAAGGCCACGACACCGGGATTTTTGGCCGAGCAGCTGGGCCTCACTGCCGCAGGCACAACGATAGTGCTGAATCGACTCGAGAAACTGGGCTACGTCAGCCGATCGCTGCATCCGACCGATCGGCGCCGAGTAATCGTGTTGGGCACAGAGCTTGCTGCTCGCCGTATCTCGGAATTGTTCTCCCCGTTGCTCAATCAGGGCGGCAAGATGTTGTTGAGCTGTTACAACGCCCCGGAGATTGCTCTTATCGTCGACTACCTCACCCGTGCGGACGAACTACAGCAAGCGCATTTGAACCGGATGCGTGGATTGGACCCCTTCCCTCAATAAGAGTCACCGCTGATGTTCAGAGCTGCAAACGGCACGGTCGGCACCTCGGGACAGTCATCGTCGTCACCGGCGAGCGGTCATGTATGGCGGCATCACAAACCGTAGTCCTGGATGAAGTGCCGGTTCGGTTACTGCAATGCCCTCTACTTTGCCCCTGATGATCGTTGGCACCACCATGTGGCGCAACAACTCCGGCTACTCGAGGTGCGCTATCAACTCGGCGAAGTTTCGATAGGCCTGTCGGACACCTGAGTACAACGCGTTCATCCGAGCCAAACGTATACCCACATCGAAGACACGGGCCCCACCGACATGTGAGCATGTGCAGATGGCGCTGAACCGTGTGCACAGTTTGCTCCCGCGATTGGCCGTGGCCGTATTGATGCCCGCGGCGGCCGTTTTCACCGGTCCGGTTCCTGCGGCATCGGCCGACCCCTGCTCGGACATCGAAGTGGTGTTCGCCCGCGGCACCGGCGAGCCCCCCGGGATCGGCCGGGTGGGCCAGGCGATGGTCGACCGGCTCGTGCCCCAGGTCGCACCACGCAGCGTCGGCGTGTATGCGGTCAACTACCCGGCGGGGCTCAACTTCCTGACGACCGCGGACGCCGCGAACGACGCGGCCGGACATATCGCCTGGCTGGCCGACCAGTGTCCCGACACCCGGGTGGTGCTGGGCGGGTTCTCGCAAGGTGCGGCGGCGATGTCGATGCTGGCGGGCGTACCGCCGATCGGTGACCGCATCGGCACGATCGGTTCGGCTCCCGCGTTGCCGCCCTACAGCGCCGACCGGGTGGCCGCGGTCGCGGTGTTCGGCAATCCCGGCAACAGATTCGGCACGCCGCTGTCGAGCACCGGGCAATTCGCCGGGCGGGCCATCGATCTGTGCAGCCCCGGCGATCCGATCTGCGTCGAGGGCGGACGTGTCCGTGCGGCGCACAGCGCATACGAGCTTCCGCCGTATCCCGATCAGGCGGCGGGCTTCATCGCCGGACGGCTCTAGCCGAACCCACCTACCATGGAGCCATGAGCCGAGCCCTGGTCATCGGCGAGGCGTTGATCGACGTCGTCGAGAGCGACGGCAGGATCAGCGGCGAATACGTCGGCGGCAGCCCACTCAACGTCGCTGTGGGGCTGAGCCGATTGGGCCGCGGCGTCGACTTTCTCACCCACATCGCCAATGACGACCGCGGCAAGCGCATCGTCGAGTACGTGGAACGTTCTGGGGTACAGCTGGTTTCGGGTAGCACCAGCGCCAGCCGGACCCCGACCGCCTTCGCCACCCTGGACGCCGCCGGA includes these proteins:
- a CDS encoding ATP-dependent DNA ligase: MERYERVRLTNPDKVLYPATGTTKAEVFDYYLSIAEVMLPHMAGRPVTRKRWPNGVAEASFFEKQLASSAPGWLERGTIAHKSGTTTYPIINTREGLAWIAQQAALEVHVPQWRFGSDGSQGPATRIVFDLDPGEGVTMPQLCEVAQAVRDLMGDIGLTTYPLTSGSKGLHLYVPLAEPISSRGASVLAKRVAQQLEQSMPTLVTATMTRSVRAQKIFLDWSQNSGAKTTIAPYSLRGREYPTVAAPRTWDEIGDPDLRHLRFDEVLQRVSDDGDLLAGLDEDAPRVDKLTTYRSMRDAAKTPEPVPKKAPQTGNNDTFVIQEHHARRLHYDFRLERDGVLVSWAVPKNLPETTSVNHLAVHTEDHPMEYLTFEGEIPKGEYGGGKVIVWDTGTYETEKFRDKPPDGPDKGGEVIVTLHGERISGRYALIQTEGKNWLAHRMKDQKSATPEPKDFAPMLATEGSVAKLKATQWAFEGKWDGYRLLVEADHGRLQLRSRRGRDVTAEYPQLQAVAADLADHHVVLDGEVVALDDSGVPSFGEMQNRARSTRVEFWAFDILWLDGRSLLRAKYTDRRKLLEALAAGGGLIVPEPLPGDGPEAMDHAREHRFEGVVAKKRDSTYQPGRRSASWIKDKIWNTQEAVIGGWRQGEGGRSSGIGALLLGVPGPDGLQFAGRVGTGFTDKELTKLKGMLAPLHTDESPFDKPLPKLDAKGVTFVRPELVGEVRYSERTTDHRLRQPSWRGLRPDKTPDDVVWE
- a CDS encoding MarR family winged helix-turn-helix transcriptional regulator, which gives rise to MTTELRRMAVVLQRTLESFHGSANDLARELVRVLGVNQTDRRALELILLAEEKATTPGFLAEQLGLTAAGTTIVLNRLEKLGYVSRSLHPTDRRRVIVLGTELAARRISELFSPLLNQGGKMLLSCYNAPEIALIVDYLTRADELQQAHLNRMRGLDPFPQ
- a CDS encoding cutinase family protein, translated to MPAAAVFTGPVPAASADPCSDIEVVFARGTGEPPGIGRVGQAMVDRLVPQVAPRSVGVYAVNYPAGLNFLTTADAANDAAGHIAWLADQCPDTRVVLGGFSQGAAAMSMLAGVPPIGDRIGTIGSAPALPPYSADRVAAVAVFGNPGNRFGTPLSSTGQFAGRAIDLCSPGDPICVEGGRVRAAHSAYELPPYPDQAAGFIAGRL